Genomic DNA from Streptomyces sp. NBC_01571:
ACCACGGGGGAGCGGGCGCACTCCGCGCGTGCCTGGATGGGTTCCAACGCGATCCACGCGGCGGCCCCGATCCTGGCGAAGCTCGCCGCGTACGAGCCGCGCACGCCGGTCGTGGACGGCCTCCGCTTCCACGAGGGCCTCAACGCCGTCCGTATCGAGGGCGGCGTGGCCACCAACGTCATCCCCGACGCCTGCACCGTCGTCGTCAACTTCCGCTACGCGCCGGACCGCACGGAGGCGGAGGCGGAGGCCTTCGTCCGCGACTACTTCGCGGACTGCGGCGTCGACGAGTTCGTCGTCGACGACCACACCGGCGGGGCCCGCCCCGGCCTGACCCACCCCGCGGCCGCGGCCTTCATGGCGGCCGTCGGCGGCGAGGCCCGCCCCAAGTTCGGCTGGACGGACGTCGCCCGCTTCAGCGCGCTCGGGGTGCCCGCGGTGAACTACGGACCCGGGGCCCCGCTGCTCGCGCACAAGGAGGACGAGCGGGTACGGGCCTCGGCCGTCCCGGAGGCCGAGGAGCGGCTGCGCGCCTGGCTGGCCTCCTGACGGGCGGGCGCACCGCCGCGGTGCGCGGCGGACATGCGCATGTCCCCCCTCCGTAACCCCCTGAGATCTACGCTGGGGCTGAACAATTGCAAGCGGAGGGAGCGCACATGGCTACTGGCAACCCCGAGGGCAAGAAGCGGCCACCGGAGGAGCAGCGGCTGGGTCCGGTGCTGCGCAGGCGGGGCCAGGTCCAGTCGAGCACCACGGACCAGCGACTGCTGGACGCCGGCGGGCCCTCGGACTGGGTGCACACCGACCCCTGGCGGGTCCTGCGCATCCAGTCGGAATTCATCGAAGGCTTCGGCACGCTCGCCGAACTCCCCGCCGCGATCAGTGTGTTCGGCTCCGCCCGGACGGCGGTGGACTCTCCCGAGTACGAGGCGGGCGTCGCGCTCGGGCGGGGGCTGGTCGAAGCCGGGTTCGCCGTCATCACGGGGGGCGGGCCCGGGGCGATGGAGGCCGCCAACAAGGGCGCGTGCGAGGCCAAGGGCATCTCCGTCGGCCTCGGCATCGAACTTCCCTTCGAGCAGGGATTGAACCAGTATGTCGATATCGGGCTGAACTTCCGATATTTCTTCGTCCGAAAAATGATGTTTGTTAAATATGCCCAGGGGTTCGTGGTGCTGCCCGGCGGGCTCGGCACCCTCGACGAACTCTTCGAGGCGCTCACCCTCGTCCAGACCCAGAAAGTGACCCGCTTCCCGATCGTCCTCTTCGGGACGGCGTACTGGGGCGGTCTCGTCGACTGGCTGAAGAACACCCTCATCGCGCAGGGCAAGGCCTCCGAGAAGGATCTCCTGCTGTTCCACCTCACGGACGAGGTGGAGGAGGCGGTGGCCCTGGTGTCGAAGGAGGCGGGCCGCTGACCCCGGGGTTCTCCGCCCCGGCCGCCCCTACCCGTCCTCGGGGGGGCTGCCGCCCCCGGACCCCGTTTCGGCCTGAGCGGGGTCCGGGGCGGAGCCACGGGCAGGGCGGCTAGGCCAGGCCGCGGCGGGCGACCGCCGGCGGCCGGTGGCCCGCGATCGACGCCACCATGTCGAGCACCTGCCGTGTCTCCGCGACCTCGTGCACGCGATACACCTGCGCCCCCAGCCACGCCGAGACGGCGGTCGTCGCCAGCGTCCCCACCACCCGCTCCTTGACCGGCCTGTCGAGCGTCTCGCCGACGAAGTCCTTGTTGGAGAGCGAGACGAGCACCGGCCAGCCCGTCCCGACCATCTCGCCCAGCCTCCGCGTCGCCTCCAGACTGTGCCGCGTGTTCTTCCCGAAGTCGTGCCCCGGATCGATCAGCACGGACTCCCGCGCGACCCCCAGCGACACGGCCCGCTCGGCCAGCCCGACGGTCACCGCCAGAATGTCGGCCATGACGTCGTCGTACGCGATCCGATGCGGACGCGTCCGCGGCTCCGCACCCCCGGCGTGCGTGCACACCAGCCCCACCCCGTACCGCGCCGCGACCTCCGCGAGCCGCGGATCCACCCCGCCCCACGCGTCGTTGAGCAGATCCGCCCCCGCCTCGCAGACCGCCTCCCCGACCTCGTGCCGCCAGGTGTCGACGCTGATGATCACGTCGGGGAAGCGGCGTCGGACCTCGGCGACGAAGCCGACCGTACGACGGGCCTCCTCCTCGGCGCTGACCTCCTCGCCGGGACCGGCCTTGACCCCGCCGATGTCGATGATCGCGGCCCCCTCGGCGATCGCCTGTTCCACCCGGGCGAGCGCCGGCTGGTCGCGGAAGGTGGCTCCCTGGTCGTAGAAGGAGTCCGGGGTCCGGTTCACGATGGCCATGATCACCGGCTCGTGCGGGTCGAATTCGTGCTTCCCCAGCCTGAGCATCCCCTGTGACCTCTCCCTGTGAATCCCGCTGCTTAGCCGCCTGCGACCTTAACTGTCAGACTCGCATGGCACGATCGGAGTCCGACGGTTCCGCCGTCAGTAAGCTTCAGTACTTTCGCGCCGACGCGACCGCGTCGGCACCAGAGCGTGGGGACCTCAGCGATGTTCATGTTCTTGTTCCTGGTCGTCGCGCTCGCCGTCGTGGTCGCCGCGGTGACACTGGCCGTGGTGGGCGGCGGCGAGAGCGCGCCCCTGCCCGAGGCGGTGCCCGACCGGCTGGACGACCCGCTGCCGTCCGCCCGGCCGGTGAACCGCGCGGACGTGGAGTCCCTGCGGTTCCCGCTCGCCGCCCGCGGCTACCGCATGGCGGACGTGGACGACGCCCTCGGCCGCCTCGGCGCCGAGCTCGCGGAGCGCGACGCCCGGATCGCCGACCTCGAGTCCGCGCTCGCCGGAGCCCGCGCGGACACCGCCCGGCCCACCTCCCTGCACAAGCACGTCGAGGGCGAGGAGCGTTGAGCGACGCCGTCGCCGGTCCCGACGGCGCCCTGCGCTGCCCCTGGGCGCTGTCCACCGAGGACTACGTGTGGTACCACGACGAGGAGTGGGGCCGCCCGGTCCACGGCGACGACGCGCTGTACGAGCGGCTCTGCCTGGAGGCCTTCCAGTCGGGCCTGTCCTGGATCACCATCCTGCGCCGCAGGCCGGGCTTCCGGGCCGCCTTCGCGGGCTTCGAGATCGCCTCGGTGGCCGCCTTCACGGAGGCCGACAAGGAGCGTCTCCTCGGCGACACCGGGATCATCCGCAACCGCGCGAAGATCGAGGCGACCGTCGCCAACGCGCGCGTGCTGAGCGACTGGGCGCCCGGCGAGCTCGACGAGCTGATCTGGTCCTTCGCGCCCGACCCGGACACCCGCCCGGCCCCGGAGAAGCTGTCCGACGTCCAGGCCGTCACCGCCGAGTCGACCGCCCTCTCCAAGACCCTCAAGAAGCGCGGCATCCGTTTCGTGGGCCCGACGACGGCGCACGCCCTGATGCAGGCGTGCGGCCTGGTCAACGACCACCTGGTGGACTGCGTCGCACGCAAGGACACCCACTGAGGGCTTCGAGGCACACCCGCTGAGGGCTCCGGGGGAGCGGCGCGGCCGGCCCGCCGCCGCCCCCACGGCCCGTCACCGCCCCAAGTACTTGGCCTTCTCCTTGTTGACGAACGCCTGCACCGCGATCAGATGGTCCTCGGACGACCCCGCTCGCGCCTGCAGCTCGTCCTCCTTCTCCAGCGTCTCGTCCAGAGAGTGGGTCAGGCCGTACGCCACGGCCTCCTTCAGCGCGGCGTACGCGACCGTCGGCCCCGCGGCCAGCGCCCGCGCCACCTTCTCCGCCTCCGCGCGCAGTTCGGCGGCGGGCACCAGCCGGTTCGCGATACCCAGCTCGTACGCCTCCTGCGCGGTGATGCTGCGCGGGAAGAGCAGCAGGTCGGCGGCGCGGCCCGAGCCCACGACCCGCGGCAGCGTCCAGGAGATCCCGGAGTCGGCGGTCAGCGCGACCCCGGCGAACGACGTGTTGAAGGCGGCCGTGTCGGCGACGATCCGGTAGTCCGCGGCGAGCGCGAAACCGAGACCCGCCCCGGCCGCGACACCGTTGACCGCGGCCACCACGGGTTTCGCGGCGCCGGTCAGGGCGCGCACGATCGGGTTGTAGTGCTCGCGCACGGTGCTCATCGTGTGCCTGGACCCCGACTCCTTGTCGGCGGCCAGCAGCCCGATGTGCTCCTTGAGGTCCTGCCCGACACAGAACGCCCGGTCGCCGGCCGCGGTGAGCAGGATCGCCCGCACCTCCGGGTCCGCCGCGGCCCGCTGCGCCGCGTCCCGCAGGGCGACCTTCGTACCGGTGTCCATCGCGTTCATCGCCCCGGGGCGGTTCAGCGTGATCGTCGCGAGTCCGTCGCTCACCTCGTAGAGCACGGTGTCGGCCATGATGGGTCCCCTCGGTGTCGCGGCTCCGTCGTACCCGTCGGTACGCCCTGCGTCCGAGGACAGCATGCAGGACGACGAAGCGGAGATCACGGTCCGAGGAGCGGACGGGACATGTGACCTGCGTCAAAGAATTCCGAGCCCTGAAAGTCCATGCGGCGGCGCAGTATCGCAGCCACATCGCCGAATTGAGTGGTTTTGCTCAAGCGCGTTGCGCAAGCGATGCCGACTGATGTTGGTCATCGGGTCCTGAGATGCGGGATAATGGCCTGGAAGCAATGTGTTCGATGCCGGTGACGTGTGTCCTATGAGAGGACGTGCGTGCCCTCCAAGGGGCCGTCGGCGACGATGAGCTGGTTTCAGGAAGGGGAACGAGCATGGCGGCCATGAAGCCGCGGACGGGCGATGGCCCGCTCGAGGTGACAAAGGAGGGGCGGGGCATCGTCATGCGCGTTCCGCTCGAAGGCGGCGGTCGGCTCGTCGTCGAGCTGACCCCTGACGAGGCCGACGCGCTCGGCGACGCCCTCAAGAAGGTCGTCGGCTGACGCGGAAGCGACCATACCTTTTCACCTGCCCCGGCATCGTAAACGGTGCCGGGGCAGTGGTGTGTCAAGGCACCCCGACGACACGCCTATTTGGCATCAGTGCAGGTCAGGGTGGGTCCGGGGAGAGGTGGGGCGGGAGGGGCGGGGGGCCCGGTGGTCGGGATCAGCGCTTGACGGCGCACAGCAGGCCGTCGCCCACCGGGAGCAGTGAGGGCACCAGGTCCTGGCTCTCGCGCACCGCGCGCAGCAGTTCGCGCAGCCGGCCGACCTCCGCCGGCTGCGGGCCCGAGTCCATGGTGCGGCCGTCCGCGAACACGCCCTCGAAGGCGACGAGCCCGCCCGGCCGCAACAGGCGCAACGATTCAGCGAGGTAGTCCAGGCACTCCAGGCGGTCGCCGTCGCAGAAGACGAGGTCGTAGCCGGCGTCCGCGAGCCGGGGGAGCACGTCCAGCGCGCGGCCGGGGATGAAGCGCGCGCGGTTGCTCGCGAAGCCCGCCGCACGGAAGGCCTGGCGGGCGAACTGCTGGCGGTCCGGCTCCGGGTCCACCGTGGTCAGTACCCCGTCCGGCCGCATGCCGTGCAGCAGATGAATTCCGGAGACGCCGGTCCCGGTCCCGATCTCCGCCACCGCTTTCGCGTCCACCGTGGCGGCGAGCAGGCGCAGCGCGGCGCCCGTGCCGGGCGACACCGAGCGCAGGCCTGCCTCGCGGGCCCGGTCGCGGGCCCAGCGCAGCGCCTCGTCCTCGGCGACAAAGGCGTCGGCGAACGCCCAGCTCGTCTGCCGGTTGCCGGTAATGACCCTCTCCTGTCCCCGTGGTTGCCTGGGCGTGACTGTATCCGTTGGTGCCGGGAACCTGCTGATGGGACCGGGCGTTTAGAGGGATGGGGAAACGGAGCGGGGGGAAGCGCATGGATCAGGTCACGGAGCGGGAGGCGGAGCGAGGTGCCGAGCACGTGCTGACACAGCCATATGGGCGCGTATCAATTTCGCGTAAAACCGCTTATCCGGAGCTAACGGGCGAGGTGGCTATGGTAGGGGCTCCACTGGACACCACCAGAGCCGACAGGGGAGGTGCGGCTGCGCCTGTGGATCGGGGACGGGTGCTGCGGCGCCTGCTGCGATCAGCGGGTGAGCCGAAATCCGTGACCGACATCGCTGACACGTTCCATCCTGCTGCCCCCGCGCAGACCGCGACGTTCACCACCGACGCGGAGTCGCAGGCGTGGACTCCGCCCACCTGGGAGGAGATCGTCAGCACGCACAGCGGCCGGGTCTACCGGCTCGCCTACCGCCTGACGGGAAACCAGCACGACGCCGAGGACCTCACCCAGGAGGTCTTCGTCCGTGTCTTCCGCTCGCTGTCGACCTATACGCCCGGCACCTTCGAGGGCTGGCTGCACCGCATCACCACCAATCTCTTCCTGGACATGGTCCGGCGCAAGCAGCGCATCCGCTTCGACGCCCTCGGCGACGACGCGGCCGAGCGTCTGCCCAGCCGTGAGCCCTCCCCGCAGCAGGTCTTCAACGACGCGCACTTCGACGCGGACGTCCAGCAGGCGCTGGACACCCTCGCGCCCGAGTTCCGCGCCGCCGTCGTCCTCTGCGACATCGAGGGACTGTCGTACGAGGAGATCGCCGCGACCCTGGGCGTCAAGCTCGGTACGGTCCGCAGCCGGATCCACCGTGGCCGCTCGCAGCTGCGCAAGGCCCTCTCGCACCGGTCTCCCGAGGCCCGTGCCGAGCGCCGCGGCTTCGCGATCACGGGAGTTCCCGCGCTGGGAGGAGGGGGCGCGACCGCGTGAGTGGATCACGACCTGACTCTGCGGAGCGGCTTGTTGCCGACCAGCATCTTGGGGACCGACTGTCCGCCCTCGTGGACGGAGAGCTCGGTCATGAGTCGCGCGAGCGTGTCCTGGCCCACCTCGCCACCTGTGCGAAGTGCAAGGCCGAGGCGGACGCCCAGCGCCGGCTGAAGAACGTCTTCGCGGAAGTCGCCCCTCCGCCCCCCTCCGAGAGCTTCCTGGCCCGTCTCCAGGGACTGCCTGGGGGAGGTGACTTCGACGGCGGTGATGGCTCACCGCTCGGCGGGGGAGCATTCGGCGGAAGAATCCCCTCCGGGTCCGGGGTGACCGGAGTCTTCGGCGTGCGCGGCGAGCCCTTCGGCTACGTGCCCGCCGGGCCGCACGCCGACGTGCTGCCCCCCTCCGCCGGACGTGGCTTCCGTATCCATGACGTCAGTCGGCACGAGGCCGAGAGATCCTCCTCGCGCGGTCTGCGCTTCGCCTTCGCGGCGGCCGGAGCGGTGTCGCTGGCCGCGGTCGCGCTCGGCGGGGTGTCGACCGGGGTGCCCAGTGACACCGCGGACGCGCGC
This window encodes:
- the folP gene encoding dihydropteroate synthase, yielding MLRLGKHEFDPHEPVIMAIVNRTPDSFYDQGATFRDQPALARVEQAIAEGAAIIDIGGVKAGPGEEVSAEEEARRTVGFVAEVRRRFPDVIISVDTWRHEVGEAVCEAGADLLNDAWGGVDPRLAEVAARYGVGLVCTHAGGAEPRTRPHRIAYDDVMADILAVTVGLAERAVSLGVARESVLIDPGHDFGKNTRHSLEATRRLGEMVGTGWPVLVSLSNKDFVGETLDRPVKERVVGTLATTAVSAWLGAQVYRVHEVAETRQVLDMVASIAGHRPPAVARRGLA
- a CDS encoding DUF3117 domain-containing protein — protein: MAAMKPRTGDGPLEVTKEGRGIVMRVPLEGGGRLVVELTPDEADALGDALKKVVG
- a CDS encoding TIGR00730 family Rossman fold protein, whose product is MATGNPEGKKRPPEEQRLGPVLRRRGQVQSSTTDQRLLDAGGPSDWVHTDPWRVLRIQSEFIEGFGTLAELPAAISVFGSARTAVDSPEYEAGVALGRGLVEAGFAVITGGGPGAMEAANKGACEAKGISVGLGIELPFEQGLNQYVDIGLNFRYFFVRKMMFVKYAQGFVVLPGGLGTLDELFEALTLVQTQKVTRFPIVLFGTAYWGGLVDWLKNTLIAQGKASEKDLLLFHLTDEVEEAVALVSKEAGR
- a CDS encoding anti-sigma factor, whose protein sequence is MSGSRPDSAERLVADQHLGDRLSALVDGELGHESRERVLAHLATCAKCKAEADAQRRLKNVFAEVAPPPPSESFLARLQGLPGGGDFDGGDGSPLGGGAFGGRIPSGSGVTGVFGVRGEPFGYVPAGPHADVLPPSAGRGFRIHDVSRHEAERSSSRGLRFAFAAAGAVSLAAVALGGVSTGVPSDTADARGGSGGSNVTPMRTPGAGAATAPETQRRRSTGPLLAQGQRGFGGAPVQPTEVSAPLLPGVPAPAPQGQDMMHTLTTPVVAGAAAMSPLIRPLTEVQPAVSASWSMAPDAATPGLLAAPLPASSPSPSPFLSSRTAR
- a CDS encoding DivIVA domain-containing protein; the protein is MFMFLFLVVALAVVVAAVTLAVVGGGESAPLPEAVPDRLDDPLPSARPVNRADVESLRFPLAARGYRMADVDDALGRLGAELAERDARIADLESALAGARADTARPTSLHKHVEGEER
- a CDS encoding enoyl-CoA hydratase/isomerase family protein; the protein is MADTVLYEVSDGLATITLNRPGAMNAMDTGTKVALRDAAQRAAADPEVRAILLTAAGDRAFCVGQDLKEHIGLLAADKESGSRHTMSTVREHYNPIVRALTGAAKPVVAAVNGVAAGAGLGFALAADYRIVADTAAFNTSFAGVALTADSGISWTLPRVVGSGRAADLLLFPRSITAQEAYELGIANRLVPAAELRAEAEKVARALAAGPTVAYAALKEAVAYGLTHSLDETLEKEDELQARAGSSEDHLIAVQAFVNKEKAKYLGR
- the dapE gene encoding succinyl-diaminopimelate desuccinylase yields the protein MADTPLDLTLDAAELTARLVDFPSESGSEKPLADAIEDALRALPQLTVDRYGNNVVARTNLGRSERVILAGHIDTVPIAGNVPSRLDEDGVLWGCGTCDMKSGVAVQLRIAATVPAPNRDLTFVFYDNEEVAAHLNGLKHVAEAHPDWLEGDFAILLEPTDGEVEGGCQGTLRMFLKTTGERAHSARAWMGSNAIHAAAPILAKLAAYEPRTPVVDGLRFHEGLNAVRIEGGVATNVIPDACTVVVNFRYAPDRTEAEAEAFVRDYFADCGVDEFVVDDHTGGARPGLTHPAAAAFMAAVGGEARPKFGWTDVARFSALGVPAVNYGPGAPLLAHKEDERVRASAVPEAEERLRAWLAS
- the sigE gene encoding RNA polymerase sigma factor SigE produces the protein MLRRLLRSAGEPKSVTDIADTFHPAAPAQTATFTTDAESQAWTPPTWEEIVSTHSGRVYRLAYRLTGNQHDAEDLTQEVFVRVFRSLSTYTPGTFEGWLHRITTNLFLDMVRRKQRIRFDALGDDAAERLPSREPSPQQVFNDAHFDADVQQALDTLAPEFRAAVVLCDIEGLSYEEIAATLGVKLGTVRSRIHRGRSQLRKALSHRSPEARAERRGFAITGVPALGGGGATA
- a CDS encoding DNA-3-methyladenine glycosylase I, with the translated sequence MSDAVAGPDGALRCPWALSTEDYVWYHDEEWGRPVHGDDALYERLCLEAFQSGLSWITILRRRPGFRAAFAGFEIASVAAFTEADKERLLGDTGIIRNRAKIEATVANARVLSDWAPGELDELIWSFAPDPDTRPAPEKLSDVQAVTAESTALSKTLKKRGIRFVGPTTAHALMQACGLVNDHLVDCVARKDTH
- a CDS encoding O-methyltransferase, encoding MSRFPAPTDTVTPRQPRGQERVITGNRQTSWAFADAFVAEDEALRWARDRAREAGLRSVSPGTGAALRLLAATVDAKAVAEIGTGTGVSGIHLLHGMRPDGVLTTVDPEPDRQQFARQAFRAAGFASNRARFIPGRALDVLPRLADAGYDLVFCDGDRLECLDYLAESLRLLRPGGLVAFEGVFADGRTMDSGPQPAEVGRLRELLRAVRESQDLVPSLLPVGDGLLCAVKR